One segment of Solanum stenotomum isolate F172 chromosome 1, ASM1918654v1, whole genome shotgun sequence DNA contains the following:
- the LOC125853287 gene encoding endo-1,4-beta-xylanase 5 isoform X1, with the protein MKCQYLFLLIIGLFLSILPSFASYEEPIYDHSAYTECKSVPEEALYNGGIMKDYWTNENQVIRSDTNSYNFVLNNLSGDTIYSFSSWVRILDADSAVIKASLKTANGTVKCVGNVIARPGCWSFLKGGFVLDFPSSYALLYLQRSDGEKLNISISSVSLQPFTYQQWKKNQQDTIDKGRKCTAIIHISDVQGERVPGASIIVEQVSRDFPFGSAITKTILGNPAYQTWFKERFNAAVFEDELKWYSTEPQQGEVNYTIPDQMLEFVRKNQIITRGHNIFWEDPRYIPSWVRNLTGPDLKSAVTSRIQSLMNKYKNEFIHWDVDNEMLHYDFYEQRLGTNTSLEFFQTAQQLDPLAKLFMNDYNVVETCYDMNSTVDAYISKLRDLKQGGIFMDGIGLEGHFTVPNPPLIRAVLDKLATLKLPIWLTEVDISKNLDKETQAKYLEMVLREGFSHPGVNGIMLWTGLHSNGCYQMCLTDNNFHNLPAGDIVDNLLKEWQTGVVHGETDEHGSFSFSGFLGEYKINVKFGNRTVNSTFSLYRGDDTRHINIQL; encoded by the exons ATGAAGTGTCAATACTTGTTTTTACTCATCATTGGACTCTTTCTCAGCATACTTCCCTCCTTTGCTTCTTATG agGAACCTATTTATGATCACTCTGCATATACTGAG tgtAAATCAGTGCCAGAAGAGGCGCTTTATAATGGTGGGATAATGAAGGATTATTGGACAAACGAAAATCAAGTCATTCGATCTGACACTAATTCGTATAACTTTGTCCTCAACAATCTCTCTGGTGATACCATCTATAGCTTCTCCA GTTGGGTCAGGATATTAGATGCAGATTCAGCAGTGATAAAGGCAAGCTTGAAAACAGCTAATGGAACAGTTAAGTGTGTAGGAAATGTGATTGCTAGGCCTGGTTGCTGGTCATTTTTGAAGGGTGGATTTgttcttgattttccttcttcatATGCTCTACTTTATCTCCAG AGATCAGATGGAGAAAAGTTAAATATCTCGATTTCTAGTGTTTCGTTGCAGCCATTTACTTATCAACAATGGAAGAAAAACCAACAAGACACGATCGATAAA GGAAGAAAATGCACCGCGATTATACACATTTCAGACGTGCAAGGAGAAAGAGTGCCTGGAGCTTCAATCATAGTAGAGCAAGTATCTAGAGATTTTCCATTTGGTTCTGCCATCACAAAGACAATTCTTGGAAATCCAGCATATCAG ACATGGTTTAAAGAGAGGTTCAATGCCGCGGTTTTTGAAGATGAATTGAAGTGGTATTCAACAGAACCTCAACAAGGAGAAGTGAACTATACAATACCTGATCAAATGCTGGAATTTGTCCGAAAGAACCAAATCATTACCAGAGGCCACAACATATTTTGGGAGGATCCGAGATACATTCCTTCATGGGTTCGAAATCTGACTGGTCCAGACCTTAAATCAGCTGTAACCTCCAGGATACAGAGTTTGATGAACAAATACAAGAATGAATTCATTCATTGGGATGTCGATAACGAGATGCTTCATTATGATTTCTATGAACAAAGACTTGGCACCAACACAAGTCTTGAGTTTTTTCAAACAGCACAACAGTTAGACCCCTTAGCCAAATTGTTTATGAATGACTATAATGTTGTAGAAACTTGCTATGACATGAATTCAACAGTTGATGCATACATTTCCAAGTTGAGAGATTTAAAACAAGGTGGAATATTCATGGATGGAATTGGCCTAGAAGGACATTTTACAGTACCAAATCCTCCACTTATCAGAGCAGTGTTAGACAAATTGGCTACACTTAAACTTCCTATATGGCTTACAGAAGTTGATATCAGCAAGAATCTTGATAAAGAAACTCAG GCTAAATATCTAGAGATGGTTTTGAGAGAGGGATTTTCACATCCTGGTGTAAATGGAATCATGCTTTGGACAGGATTACATTCTAATGGATGTTATCAAATGTGTTTAACAGATAACAATTTTCATAACCTTCCTGCTGGGGACATAGTTGATAATTTGCTGAAAGAATGGCAAACTGGTGTGGTGCATGGTGAAACTGATGAACATGGTTCATTTAGCTTTTCTGGTTTTTTAGGTGAGTATAAAATTAATGTCAAATTTGGAAACAGAACAGTTAATTCAACATTCTCATTATACAGAGGAGATGACACCAGGCACATAAATATTCAGTTGTAA
- the LOC125853287 gene encoding endo-1,4-beta-xylanase 5 isoform X2 encodes MKDYWTNENQVIRSDTNSYNFVLNNLSGDTIYSFSSWVRILDADSAVIKASLKTANGTVKCVGNVIARPGCWSFLKGGFVLDFPSSYALLYLQRSDGEKLNISISSVSLQPFTYQQWKKNQQDTIDKGRKCTAIIHISDVQGERVPGASIIVEQVSRDFPFGSAITKTILGNPAYQTWFKERFNAAVFEDELKWYSTEPQQGEVNYTIPDQMLEFVRKNQIITRGHNIFWEDPRYIPSWVRNLTGPDLKSAVTSRIQSLMNKYKNEFIHWDVDNEMLHYDFYEQRLGTNTSLEFFQTAQQLDPLAKLFMNDYNVVETCYDMNSTVDAYISKLRDLKQGGIFMDGIGLEGHFTVPNPPLIRAVLDKLATLKLPIWLTEVDISKNLDKETQAKYLEMVLREGFSHPGVNGIMLWTGLHSNGCYQMCLTDNNFHNLPAGDIVDNLLKEWQTGVVHGETDEHGSFSFSGFLGEYKINVKFGNRTVNSTFSLYRGDDTRHINIQL; translated from the exons ATGAAGGATTATTGGACAAACGAAAATCAAGTCATTCGATCTGACACTAATTCGTATAACTTTGTCCTCAACAATCTCTCTGGTGATACCATCTATAGCTTCTCCA GTTGGGTCAGGATATTAGATGCAGATTCAGCAGTGATAAAGGCAAGCTTGAAAACAGCTAATGGAACAGTTAAGTGTGTAGGAAATGTGATTGCTAGGCCTGGTTGCTGGTCATTTTTGAAGGGTGGATTTgttcttgattttccttcttcatATGCTCTACTTTATCTCCAG AGATCAGATGGAGAAAAGTTAAATATCTCGATTTCTAGTGTTTCGTTGCAGCCATTTACTTATCAACAATGGAAGAAAAACCAACAAGACACGATCGATAAA GGAAGAAAATGCACCGCGATTATACACATTTCAGACGTGCAAGGAGAAAGAGTGCCTGGAGCTTCAATCATAGTAGAGCAAGTATCTAGAGATTTTCCATTTGGTTCTGCCATCACAAAGACAATTCTTGGAAATCCAGCATATCAG ACATGGTTTAAAGAGAGGTTCAATGCCGCGGTTTTTGAAGATGAATTGAAGTGGTATTCAACAGAACCTCAACAAGGAGAAGTGAACTATACAATACCTGATCAAATGCTGGAATTTGTCCGAAAGAACCAAATCATTACCAGAGGCCACAACATATTTTGGGAGGATCCGAGATACATTCCTTCATGGGTTCGAAATCTGACTGGTCCAGACCTTAAATCAGCTGTAACCTCCAGGATACAGAGTTTGATGAACAAATACAAGAATGAATTCATTCATTGGGATGTCGATAACGAGATGCTTCATTATGATTTCTATGAACAAAGACTTGGCACCAACACAAGTCTTGAGTTTTTTCAAACAGCACAACAGTTAGACCCCTTAGCCAAATTGTTTATGAATGACTATAATGTTGTAGAAACTTGCTATGACATGAATTCAACAGTTGATGCATACATTTCCAAGTTGAGAGATTTAAAACAAGGTGGAATATTCATGGATGGAATTGGCCTAGAAGGACATTTTACAGTACCAAATCCTCCACTTATCAGAGCAGTGTTAGACAAATTGGCTACACTTAAACTTCCTATATGGCTTACAGAAGTTGATATCAGCAAGAATCTTGATAAAGAAACTCAG GCTAAATATCTAGAGATGGTTTTGAGAGAGGGATTTTCACATCCTGGTGTAAATGGAATCATGCTTTGGACAGGATTACATTCTAATGGATGTTATCAAATGTGTTTAACAGATAACAATTTTCATAACCTTCCTGCTGGGGACATAGTTGATAATTTGCTGAAAGAATGGCAAACTGGTGTGGTGCATGGTGAAACTGATGAACATGGTTCATTTAGCTTTTCTGGTTTTTTAGGTGAGTATAAAATTAATGTCAAATTTGGAAACAGAACAGTTAATTCAACATTCTCATTATACAGAGGAGATGACACCAGGCACATAAATATTCAGTTGTAA
- the LOC125853288 gene encoding thaumatin-like protein 1, producing the protein MDFSYCSPSHFILSFCFALLILSRGVIGATFTFVNKCEYTVWPGILANAGSPTLQSTGFELPQESSRVFTAPIGWSGRFWGRTSCSFEGSGSSSCGTGDCGSGEVECNGAGAAPPATLAEFTLGTGGQDFYDVSLVDGYNLPMVVEASGGSGMCATTGCVTDLNQICPSELRSGGGDACRSACEAFNKPEYCCSGAYNTPATCKPSLYSQMFKSACPRSYSYAYDDPTSTFTCSGADYTITFCPSTPSQKSTKDTTPTTATPNGDGSYGGTGTGVVDPATGGIGSSSGQMGTGSGNGFEYGAGTGYGSGSEYGSGTETQPGSGSQAMLADGSYLAGLAMGESTRTFSPLNLAGSALATTLVSLIFL; encoded by the exons ATGGATTTTTCATATTGTTCTCCTTCACATTTCATTCTTAGTTTCTGTTTTGCTCTCCTCATTTTATCCAGAG gtGTTATAGGGGCTACATTTACATTTGTGAACAAATGTGAGTATACAGTATGGCCAGGGATTCTAGCAAATGCAGGTAGTCCAACTCTACAAAGTACTGGGTTTGAACTTCCCCAAGAGTCTTCACGTGTATTCACTGCACCTATTGGTTGGTCCGGTAGGTTTTGGGGTCGAACTAGTTGCTCTTTTGAGGGATCCGGGTCGAGTTCTTGTGGAACAGGGGATTGCGGTTCCGGTGAGGTAGAATGTAACGGTGCAGGAGCTGCTCCGCCTGCTACTCTAGCGGAGTTTACATTGGGTACTGGTGGGCAGGATTTCTATGACGTGAGTTTGGTGGACGGGTACAATTTACCCATGGTGGTAGAAGCGTCGGGAGGGTCGGGTATGTGTGCGACAACGGGTTGTGTGACGGATCTGAATCAAATATGTCCTTCCGAGCTGAGGAGTGGCGGTGGAGATGCGTGTAGAAGCGCGTGTGAGGCGTTTAACAAGCCGGAGTATTGCTGCAGCGGCGCGTATAATACACCTGCAACTTGTAAACCGTCACTGTACTCACAGATGTTCAAATCTGCTTGTCCAAGATCATATAGCTATGCTTATGATGATCCTACTAGCACTTTCACTTGCAGTGGTGCTGATTATACCATCACATTTTGCCCCTCTACCCCAag TCAAAAATCTACAAAAGATACAACACCTACGACAGCAACACCCAATGGTGATGGGTCATATGGTGGTACTGGTACAGGAGTTGTGGACCCTGCAACAGGAGGAATCGGGTCAAGTTCGGGTCAAATGGGAACTGGATCAGGCAATGGGTTTGAGTACGGTGCAGGAACAGGATATGGGTCAGGGTCAGAATACGGGTCAGGAACCGAAACACAACCTGGATCCGGGTCACAAGCTATGCTAGCAGATGGATCATATTTAGCTGGATTGGCTATGGGAGAATCAACTAGGACATTTTCTCCATTGAATTTAGCAGGCAGTGCTTTGGCTACAACTTTGGTTTCATTAATTTTCTTGTAG